In Aspergillus fumigatus Af293 chromosome 6, whole genome shotgun sequence, the genomic window GAATAGGCCTGTGTATGACTGTCATTACTGATGCGACAGTCCGCTCCAAAGATGTCAGGCAAAACTGAATGATCAGGCTCAGACCTGACTGCGGGAGGAAAGTAGTTGTAAAGATGTGAAGTATCTGGTATACGATTGCTCAATCTCGTAATGTCGAGGACGACCTGGCCGCGCTTCTTGCGACGCAAAGGCTGGCCGCCAAAGGCCTCTTCTGGGGTCTTGATTGGCTGAAAGGTGCGtggatcaagggcaaggacagCCCAGCCTCTTTCAGCGCTGTTTAAATTAGCATAAGTTGTCATTCGATACTAAGGATATCTGCTGTCTTACTCATTACGCAAAGTCTCGGGAAACGACCTGATGGTAGATCCATTGAAGTGATAGACGTTGAATGGGCCCAGGCTTTCCCAGATTTTCCACACAAGTAGCTTGTTGTCGATGTCGGTACTGACCATCCATGTTCCATTGGGGTCAAGATCGCAGTTATAGAACCCGACAGACGGGATGTTTGAAAAGTGCCCAGTGTAGGTGAGCTTGATGTTTCTTGTCCGGTGCTTGTCCGGCATGAGTCGTTGCAATTGCGCAAATTGCTCATTACTCCTGATGTCCAACCAGGTTTGATCGTAATCCATGAAATCGGGTTCATTCTCCAGCTCATCGCTACCATCTTTAGATGTAGGATTTACCAGCGCAAAGGCGAATACAGTGATGAGACCTGTGTTTGCGCTTACAGCGATAAGCCGCGCAAATTTATGTATAGCCAAGCCCCAGGCGCTAGCCTGCACATACTCAACGAAGAATGGGTCCACCTGGGAACCGTCAAGCGGGCGTTTGTCGTTTCCCTCGGTTTCTGCGACGCGCTTCAGCGCCGAGAAAATTGCCTCGATTCGGTAACCACAGACATTACCAGAGTCAGTGACTAGTAGCAACACTTCCTCGCGACCGAGATCATCTACGAGAAGGTTGTTAATGGCATGAGGAAAGCTTGGCGATATATAGCCACTGCTATGGGGTTCTTTCATAACAGGAGTGATGATCATTTCAGGCTGGCAGCCAAGCGTCTGAAATGAGCCAGCAGGCTCCCAGACATAGATTTGATGGCTGTAGGCCACGAACAGTAAGTTACGACGCTGAGAAAGTGCAGCCTAGAGATATATCAGCATAAGATTCCTGCTCGTGCTCAAAATGAATTCAACTGACCAGATTGTTCCGCCAAGTTGCGGTCTGGGGAGGTATAGAGTCCGACCTGTGACAGTCAGTGTCAGAGACTCTGGAGATAGAGCAGAGCTTGGACATACATAGGAAACTAAGAAACGTAGTCAGCCAGTATCAATCCAGGAGCAACTGCGCTACACACCCTGTCTGATCCCTTTTCGACATTCAGTGGTCGGACATGTAGGCCGTCTCTTGGGCGAAACCTCGGCCCCGAAGGTTCTCCATCAGGGCTGGTGCGAGACGCCATATTTGGCAAATTACAGTGATTCACTGACAGGAGAGTGTCAGGAGAAGCCTTTCGCAATTCTACCGAGCTATTGAAAGACACGGAAACAAAGTTGACGACTCGAGACGGTGAGAAGCGGAGGAGAGATGATAGTATTATCAAACTATTAATATGAGGGGTATATGTACCAAACTGGAAACAACATCACCGAACCGCCCGGTTATATCGCACTAATACATCAAATATATGGATTCGAGGCATGTCTTGATTGTAGAAAGGAACATCGTCCAAAGCCGGCGTATGGAATGGACTGGGTGGTTAGACGATATACCTCGTCCTCTTGGTAAGATAATCAATGAGGTCAGACAATACATCtggatgcctcaggcataaaCGCACGTGCCCTGCGCCTCTTCAGGGACCTGATCACTAAGTCTCCATCTGTTGACGATCACCACCGAGCTTTCTGCGAACGGGCTAAAGCCAAGATGGATCTTGTTGCCGGTGTTCGCAAAGAAGGCAGCCGGTAAGTACTTCGTGAAGTTTTCATTACCGTGTAGTTACTTCATGAATATTGACTGTAACAGTGGCGGCCGCGGCGAGTTTAAATGGTCTGATGTGAAGGACTCGGCACATCGTGAGAATTATCTCGGCCATTCTCTTATGGCCCCCGTCGGTCGCTGGCAACAAGGTCGTGATCTACAATGGTATACCAAGGGCGAGACAACCGCGGAAGAGCAGGCTCGACGAGATCGTGAGGAGCTACAACGGGTCAAACaagcggaggaggaagccatgGCACGAGCCTTGGGCCTACCCCTGCCAGTCTCGAGTGGGAGTGCCAATGCAAACCTTACACCTCTAGGGGAAAGGGAGACGGAGACTGCGGTTCAGGATCCAGCTGATAGGAAGAGAGAACGGAGAAGCGAGCAGAGTCGGAGTCCAGGAAGGCACCGTATACGGGATCGCGAGAGCaacagagacagagacagagacCGCAGAGACCACAGACACCACAGACACCACAGGCATCATGAAGACCGCGAACGTCATCATCGAAACCACCGTCACCGATCGAGATCCCCGTCTGGTGATCGTGAACACCGGAGGAGACGATCGAGTTCGCGGTCCACAAGCAGAGTAAGGGCCGGGGAAGACGGTCACCGCAGACACAGAGAAGACCATCGTCGAAGACATCCAAGGGATCATGACTCCGATCATTATCGACGCCGGTGAGTTTTTTTTGACTGCCTCATATTAATGACTTTTTGCACATGGAGTTGGGCGCTGGGAGGCAAATGTTAGTGTACAGGTGTATCAATTCCCTCTAGTATATCAATGTCTCTAATGATCTTGGATAATTTTACAACTCATCATGGCCTATCTGCTTGTTCGCAGGCAAATCAGGCATTGACATGATCTTCACTACCATGCTGGTCCAACCTGTGAAGTGTTGGGTGCGCTGCCCCTTTCCGGTTTCAGGGTTGTACTGTTCCCAGGCAAATCCCGTCTCCTTCCATTGTCTAAAGACGTTTTCGACCAAGTTTTTCCGCAAGCTCGAGTACATCTCACGGGCctgttcttgatgaggaCCAGATGTCATTGCAATGTCCTAGTTGGCACAGTCAGTTTATCTGTACGAACCCAAGCTCTCAGAGAAGGGTCCTACTCACGTAAAGATTCTTGACCACCAGATAGTTGATAGGCATCCAAATCGGGCTTCTCCAATAATTCTCGGCAGTACCGTAGAACTCGTCTTTCTTGCTCAAGCTGCGGATACCGTAGTCGCTCCAAAGCTCGTCTGGGTCCCTGATCAAATCCAGAACAGCCTTGAGTCGTGGACTATCAGGGCCCAGCATGCCTGTCAAGAACGGGAAGAGGGAGATGTAGCCCTTGTGACAAACATGGACACTTTCCTCGAACTCGTCGATGGTGGCATCGCAGTACGTCTGTGCCTCCTCATCCCAGTGAAGATCGTCAATGTTACGCTCAATCGCCGTTTCGTACCCTCGGAATTCTTCCACATCCTCGGTCTCGCCGACAAACTCGGCGATACGTCGCATGGCACGGGTCATCATTCCCATCCAGCTAATCAAATCGACATGCAGCTCGCCTGGATGGGGAGGCTGTGGGCGAGGATAGTCATCAAGTCCCGAAGTGAGAATATGCTGGACGGACCTTCCTCGCCAGCGGTATGCTTCTTTCGTGGAAAAGGCTTCCCGGTCGTACGACTTGATATCTCCCTTTTGGGTGGTTCTGTACCAAAAGTAATGCCGCTTGAGCAGTGGATAGATCGATCGGATGAATGCCTCGCCCAGTTCCGGTTTTTGCAGATAGGTCATACGCAGACTGTCCAGCGCCTCCTGGCCACCGGAATTTTGAGAATAGGCGCCCTTGCTAGCCTCCAACTTATCCAGGAACGCCTCCAATACCATGAACAGAGTCGGCGGGTTGGCGTAATGAGGATACTGTACCGTAAATTCTGGTGGCACTTTGCTACGGGCCTCGGCGCCAAGGATTTGCTCTCGAGCGATCcagccatcctcatccatcaGATTCAGCCAGCTCTTTACAATTTCGAGCCTTTATCTGAGTCAGTAGGCCGATTCTTCACAAACAGATATTGGGGAATAGGGAAGTAGGCCAGGTAGATCGAGCAACATACGCAAGGTCCGTGTCCCAGTCAATCACAGGTATCAGGTGGAATCCCTCATCCCATAGAAACCCTCTGGGGAAAAAGGGGCGAGACGGGACACAAGTAAAGAGGTCCTTAGGCCCTTCATGGACAGGTTGGGCTCGCGCCCTCGCCTCGGCCGTCTCCTCCCAGAAACCTTCATTCTCTTCATCATACTCTGGTGCTGCAGAGCGGTCAACAATATCATCTCCATGGAAAAAGCCAATACCGCCAACTAGGTTCGACAGCATTGCCTTGGAGAACTCAGAGTACTCTGCAGTCTGGAAGGGAGACTGTGGTAGAAGGACTTTGTTGAAGCGTTCAGAGAATGATTGGGATGCGCTGGAGATCACTTCGGTGAGCTTGTCGGCTACATCTCTTTGATTAGCATGTCCGTTCGATCGGCCAGCGaggccaagagaaagagaagcttaCACGTCACGGGATCTGGAGAAGACCCGGAATTGAACAGGATATCGAACTGGGGAGTGTAAGCTATGCACAGACGAAAAAAAAGGTAAACTATACCTCGAAAGCACCCTTGAACACCTTCTGGATGAGATGAATATTTCCGTCACCGGGCGCGTTCTTGATCGTAAAGACTTGCGCCGGTGGGGGAGGATTCTCTTGACCAAATCTCTGTATCATCTCATTGACTTCGGACTTCAACTGCGCGAAGAAAATGGCTGTACATACGTCAGCGCCAATTCCATATGAGAGAGCAATTCCTCGGGATGCTGAGCCTACGTTTCACCTGCCAGAGGTTTTCAGGCGCAATGGTAGAGCTGGAGACCAGAGTGCGATCCAGCGGCTTGTCCTCGTAGGACGGGTGCCCATGTTCAGGATGCTCGTTGGTTTCAGGGCCAGCCGTCACATCGATGGAGAAGTCCCCAAGCTCGGTTGTATATCCCATCAATTTCACGTCCCCTTGGTACCCAATAGGACCCGATTCCGTCGCAACACCCAGGTTACCCAGTCCCTCCAAAGTAGCATAGAAGACGATCGATGTCGGCTGGTCGGGGGAACCGTCTTCGCGCGGGATACCTCTCACTCTGGCAGCCCAGCTGCCGCCATGTTGTCCACCAGGGACCTTAATGAAGTCGATTGTCAAGTCCAAGGAGTTTCCGGTGTCATGGATTGTCTGCCGGCCGCCTTTCCTGATATCGTACTCGTCCCAGCCATAGCCAGCCATGCCTTCATTCTGCTCGCAAGTATGTCTGAAGCCTTCGAATAGGGTCAGTATTCATTGCAATGCAGTCGCCCTCTGAATTGCACTCTGGGGTGCCCCAAACATACTAGCTTGCGCGGTAGCATAGTTGTCCACCTTAGCCCACATCAACCCGGCGGAAAGACTATTTGCGATGCGAGGGCGGACACCAAAATAGAGATTGGACTTGTAGGGACCCCATAATAACGAGTCGTTGTTGGCCTTCGCTGTCTCGGTGGCCAGGACAGATAAATCGTCTGCGGCGGAGGCCTGCCAACCGGAGACCACGACATTGTAGAGAAAGGGCGCGAGAAGAAAACGTAAGTTCGGGAAATGCATCTCTAGGAATGCATCGGAAGAAAAGTAGAAACCTCAGGATTCGGCATGAAATAATAACATGGAGACCTTGCAATTGTTAAAGGTTCTCACTTCTCAATACTTCCTATGATCTGTCCTAAACCGGAGAGCTTTTTGGCTTCCGCTCCACGTGGCCCAAACTCCTGTACCAAGTCAAGTCCTGTCTGTCTTCTACCCCGTATCTACGTAGCTAAGCAAACTCAAGCTTGAGCTGAGCCGATGAGGCACAAATTATTTCAAAATATGGATATACCAAAAAGTGGCATGATTCTAAGTCTATATAGAGCTTTCAGAGAAAGTTCCTCGGATCTAGAGACCCGATCTTGGCGCTCTTTGCATCGCCATCGAAGACAAATTCACTGATAAGCTTTCCGGTTCCGGGAGCGTTCTGGATACCCCAGCAGGTGTGTCCAGCAGCAAGGTAGAGCCCTTTAGTGCCAGTGTGGCCGATCAAGGGACCTCCCCGTACGCTGACGTTGGGCAAGTAGCAAGCTTGCCGTGCGCAAACCTGTCCGTCCCGAAGCTCATCGGATATGCTGCCCACTTGATCGATGATGTCCTGGCACCGCCTCTGGTCCACTTCAACATCTGCTGTGGTCTTTGGAAGCGGGACAACCTGGTCACCCTCGCCACAAGCGTATACCGTCTCATCGGGGCGGGCGTAGATCTCAGGGGACACGACTGTGGGGCGTGAGGGCTTCGATGGATCGAAGTTGGCAGGTATTTCAATGTTCGTAAATAGAGTATGAGCGCTCACCGGCTTGGTCGGTCGGATGACAACACTGTGAGCGCGCATTGCCGATATGGGAGCTTCCGGCATGACCGTTCGTGTCCAGGGACCAGCGGCAATGATGACGTCCGTCGCCGAAATTGTGCGCGACTCTCCGGATTCCTTATCATTGTATGTAACTGATTCCACAGCATCCCCTGCGTAACCAATTTTTGTCACTGATCCCAACTTGATCTCTGCGCCTTTCTCCTCGGCAAGCTTTGCGATTGATGTAGTGAAGAGGTAAGGGTGGACTTGGGCGGTCTCGCCGGGGTCGCTTATGCTCTCATAGCCTCTGATCAGTAGGGGATCAATCCAATCCAGATCAGGCGGAAATTTGGCTTTCCGTAGTTTCGCAATAGCAGCATCACTCCGCTTTTGAAGGGATAATGAGCTTCCCGTGTCCTTCTCGCCGACATCCTTCTTTTCATTAAGAGGACGGCCTTTCACAACAATCTGTCCACAGCCAACCTCTCTATAGCCCCATCTTACTTTACCGTTGTGTTCCTTGGCCAGATCCGCGTGCAGCTTGTAGCTCAGAGGAACTATACTGCTTGGATATGCCCATAGCGCCAGCAGTCCACCAGCTTTGCCTGATGCGCCTCCGGCAATTTCTGTCGCCTCGATCAGAGTCACTCTATGGCGCGAAGGATCGTATGATGGATGTCGCGTCAGATAATATGCGGAACAGCATCCAATAATACCACCGCCTTTGGCACCAACATATCAGCTCTGCGCGCCTCAAAAGGTGTGCGGGGTAGTTCGGATTGCAAATAGATCATAATTCATACATACCGACGATAACAATTTCTCGACGCTCACTCGAAGCCGCCATCTTACGTTGCAGGTTTGCAGGTACAACAATCTGGGTCGCAGAAACCTTATGGAAGCCACACTTACGGATGTAGTTGTTCGTGTGCGTTGTTAGACACTCTCTGGATGGGAGGTGTGGGGGATACGAAAAGCggctacggagtatatatatgGCAATCTCCATCCCTATGACGCAAGCGTTCAATAAGCACTTTACACTCTAGGACTATCTCCAGGGCGCTTGACAATAATTCCGGGGAAACCATACAGCCACTACCACAAGTAGCCTGCCTAAGAACCAGCCGGAAAATACCTGTACTGGTATGGGATGGTTCTGGTTTTGTGTTATTTGTTACTTTCGGGAATTTGACGAATATGGTGCGGGCATTGTATCAGGATGATTGTTTTGTTGGACTGAGAAGGATGTTCagcatctctttcttccagaaGATTGGAGGCTTCTTGCATTGTACATCAGGTAATTGCCAGGATATGTTCACACGGGTAGAGCTTTTTTCAAAAGACACAAAACGCGCAATGCTATAAACAAAAAGTCGCTAatcatatatatatgcatcaCATCATTATTTAACAAGTGCATGCAAAAAGATCTTGTCTTTTAAGAGACAGTTGGGCATCATCGTGATAGTTTATGTAGTTGATAGTTAGTATGATCGTCAAGAATGCTGGATTGCTGTGCGGAGCATATCGGGCAGTCAGAAGTCGTCATCCAATTCGTCACTGTCCCATTCATCCTCACGATCATTCTGAACCAGATCCAAAAACCTCTGGAGGCCTGGCCGATGGATTCGTCCTGGTCGAGGCGGCTGAACTGCAACTGGCCCGTCATGTTGCCGAGGACGCGCTCGCACCTCAGCTATCGCTCGCGCCTGGGCCTGCCtctctgcggctgctgccCTGCCTGCTGCATCCAGAACATTCGCATCATTGCCACGATTTCGGTGACCATGACCACCTGCAGCTTGGTTGACTTGCGGTGGCACAGGTGCAGGAGGTGGAGGTCGCCTTCGGTGTGCAACCTCAGCTTCACGGAACTCCAGGATAGGAGCACCTTCGTCATCACTCGGTTCGTCAAAAACGACCAGATCATTAGGTATTCGGTGTAGAGCCTCCGGGCCCTCGGGATCAAtgccatctcctccctccaaATCCCACAATCGATTATAACACCGGCTGTTGATATCGTTGAAGTGCCGGTAAGGGTTGTCTTCAGAGAGCCAGCTCGAACAGAGATAACAGAAGTGGGTTCTGCACTTGAAACATATCATATGGTTGCAGCCCATACGTTTCTGACAAGGAGCATCGCATGTTGGGCAAGGTGAGGTGTAAAGCCTTAGGTACTCCTCTGTCGCTTTCTCTTCGGCTGACAGCTCCGCCTCTCGCCGAGGGAAGCACCGCACCAACTCACCATGCCAACCTTTCTTACAGACGCTGCAGAAGGCATAGTTGCAATCTTCACAGATGGCAACACGATCTGCCATTGGCGGCA contains:
- a CDS encoding MMtag domain-containing protein, with product MDLVAGVRKEGSRGGRGEFKWSDVKDSAHRENYLGHSLMAPVGRWQQGRDLQWYTKGETTAEEQARRDREELQRVKQAEEEAMARALGLPLPVSSGSANANLTPLGERETETAVQDPADRKRERRSEQSRSPGRHRIRDRESNRDRDRDRRDHRHHRHHRHHEDRERHHRNHRHRSRSPSGDREHRRRRSSSRSTSRVRAGEDGHRRHREDHRRRHPRDHDSDHYRRR
- the cwh41 gene encoding mannosyl-oligosaccharide glucosidase — protein: MHFPNLRFLLAPFLYNVVVSGWQASAADDLSVLATETAKANNDSLLWGPYKSNLYFGVRPRIANSLSAGLMWAKVDNYATAQASFRHTCEQNEGMAGYGWDEYDIRKGGRQTIHDTGNSLDLTIDFIKVPGGQHGGSWAARVRGIPREDGSPDQPTSIVFYATLEGLGNLGVATESGPIGYQGDVKLMGYTTELGDFSIDVTAGPETNEHPEHGHPSYEDKPLDRTLVSSSTIAPENLWQVKPIFFAQLKSEVNEMIQRFGQENPPPPAQVFTIKNAPGDGNIHLIQKVFKGAFEFDILFNSGSSPDPVTSDKLTEVISSASQSFSERFNKVLLPQSPFQTAEYSEFSKAMLSNLVGGIGFFHGDDIVDRSAAPEYDEENEGFWEETAEARARAQPVHEGPKDLFTCVPSRPFFPRGFLWDEGFHLIPVIDWDTDLALEIVKSWLNLMDEDGWIAREQILGAEARSKVPPEFTVQYPHYANPPTLFMVLEAFLDKLEASKGAYSQNSGGQEALDSLRMTYLQKPELGEAFIRSIYPLLKRHYFWYRTTQKGDIKSYDREAFSTKEAYRWRGRSVQHILTSGLDDYPRPQPPHPGELHVDLISWMGMMTRAMRRIAEFVGETEDVEEFRGYETAIERNIDDLHWDEEAQTYCDATIDEFEESVHVCHKGYISLFPFLTGMLGPDSPRLKAVLDLIRDPDELWSDYGIRSLSKKDEFYGTAENYWRSPIWMPINYLVVKNLYDIAMTSGPHQEQAREMYSSLRKNLVENVFRQWKETGFAWEQYNPETGKGQRTQHFTGWTSMVVKIMSMPDLPANKQIGHDEL
- a CDS encoding NAD(P)/FAD-dependent oxidoreductase, with protein sequence MEIAIYILRSRFSYPPHLPSRECLTTHTNNYIRKCGFHKVSATQIVVPANLQRKMAASSERREIVIVGGGIIGCCSAYYLTRHPSYDPSRHRVTLIEATEIAGGASGKAGGLLALWAYPSSIVPLSYKLHADLAKEHNGKVRWGYREVGCGQIVVKGRPLNEKKDVGEKDTGSSLSLQKRSDAAIAKLRKAKFPPDLDWIDPLLIRGYESISDPGETAQVHPYLFTTSIAKLAEEKGAEIKLGSVTKIGYAGDAVESVTYNDKESGESRTISATDVIIAAGPWTRTVMPEAPISAMRAHSVVIRPTKPVSAHTLFTNIEIPANFDPSKPSRPTVVSPEIYARPDETVYACGEGDQVVPLPKTTADVEVDQRRCQDIIDQVGSISDELRDGQVCARQACYLPNVSVRGGPLIGHTGTKGLYLAAGHTCWGIQNAPGTGKLISEFVFDGDAKSAKIGSLDPRNFL